The following proteins are encoded in a genomic region of Rhizobium sp. CCGE531:
- a CDS encoding phosphodiester glycosidase family protein, protein MRLIVILAVLACAATASAGESCRKVQHLGDGYTICTFDPAREDIQIFQNDRSGKPYGSFRALEMDLRQDRIYVRFAMNGGMYLDDQSPVGLFIENGREVKAINTNKGWGNFHLLPNGVFYVGFGKAGIMESKAFAASGIKPFYATQSGPMLVIGGKLHPSFLADSTSLKIRNGVGVTVDGLVVFAISDGPVRFHDFATLFRDELKCENALFLDGSISSLDIPEWQRRDSLFPLGPIIAVTLMLPG, encoded by the coding sequence ATTCGATTGATTGTTATCCTTGCCGTTCTTGCCTGTGCCGCCACGGCATCGGCCGGAGAATCCTGCCGCAAGGTCCAGCATCTCGGCGATGGCTACACGATCTGTACCTTCGATCCAGCCCGCGAGGACATCCAGATTTTCCAGAATGACCGCAGCGGCAAGCCTTACGGCTCGTTCCGGGCGCTGGAAATGGATCTGCGCCAGGACCGGATCTATGTGCGCTTTGCCATGAACGGCGGCATGTATCTCGACGACCAATCTCCCGTCGGTCTCTTCATCGAAAACGGACGAGAAGTGAAGGCGATCAACACCAACAAGGGCTGGGGCAATTTCCATCTATTGCCGAACGGGGTGTTCTATGTCGGCTTTGGCAAAGCCGGCATCATGGAAAGCAAGGCCTTTGCCGCTTCCGGCATCAAGCCGTTCTACGCGACCCAGTCCGGCCCGATGCTGGTCATCGGCGGCAAGCTTCATCCGTCGTTTCTGGCCGACAGCACCAGCTTGAAGATACGAAACGGTGTCGGCGTCACCGTCGATGGGCTCGTCGTGTTCGCGATTTCCGATGGCCCTGTCCGCTTTCACGATTTTGCGACCCTTTTCCGCGACGAACTCAAGTGCGAGAACGCGCTGTTTCTCGACGGCAGCATTTCCAGCCTCGACATTCCGGAATGGCAAAGGCGCGACAGCCTGTTTCCGCTCGGCCCCATCATTGCGGTGACGCTAATGCTCCCGGGCTAG
- the glf gene encoding UDP-galactopyranose mutase, protein MINFADVDLLVVGAGFYGATIAERLANELQKNVLLIDRRDHIGGNAYSEFDSETGIEVHRYGAHLFHTPNELVWTYLNRFTAFTDYRHRVYSTYRDQVYSMPINLGTISQFFNRRLSPDQARALIADHAAEMAGRHPQNLEEKAISLIGRPLYEAFIRGYTAKQWQTDPRDLPEHIITRLPVRYTFDNRYFNDRYEGLPVDGYTAIFERMLKHPRIQIALGVDFFSLKSTLPAGLPIVYTGPIDRYFDYSEGELGWRTIDFEKETLNTGDFQGMAVMNYADETIPYTRILEFRHFNPERSYQTEKTVVVREYSRSAKRVDEPYYPIDTRQDKDVFLRYRERAEAETNVHFGGRLGTYRYLDMHQAIGAALKAFDSRIVPHFTEGRAIGGEK, encoded by the coding sequence ATGATCAATTTCGCTGATGTTGACTTGCTCGTGGTCGGTGCGGGGTTCTACGGCGCGACGATTGCGGAGCGGCTGGCCAACGAGCTGCAGAAGAACGTGCTTCTGATCGACCGCCGGGACCATATCGGCGGCAATGCCTATAGCGAGTTCGACAGCGAGACCGGCATCGAGGTTCACCGTTACGGCGCGCATCTCTTTCACACGCCGAACGAGCTGGTCTGGACCTATCTCAACAGGTTCACCGCATTCACCGACTACAGGCATCGTGTCTATTCGACCTATCGCGATCAGGTCTATTCGATGCCGATCAACCTCGGTACCATCTCGCAATTCTTCAATCGACGCCTTTCGCCTGATCAGGCGAGAGCACTGATTGCGGACCATGCGGCGGAAATGGCCGGGCGCCATCCGCAAAACCTGGAAGAGAAGGCGATTTCGCTGATCGGCCGCCCATTGTATGAGGCTTTCATCCGCGGCTATACGGCCAAGCAGTGGCAGACGGACCCGCGTGACCTGCCCGAGCACATCATCACGCGTCTGCCGGTCCGCTACACCTTCGACAATCGCTACTTCAACGACAGATACGAAGGCCTGCCTGTTGACGGCTATACGGCGATCTTCGAGAGGATGCTGAAGCATCCGAGGATCCAGATTGCCCTGGGCGTCGATTTCTTCTCGCTGAAATCAACGCTGCCGGCCGGTCTGCCGATCGTCTATACCGGCCCGATCGACCGCTATTTCGATTATTCCGAGGGTGAGTTGGGCTGGCGCACCATCGACTTCGAAAAGGAAACCCTGAATACCGGCGACTTCCAGGGGATGGCGGTCATGAATTATGCCGATGAAACAATTCCCTACACGCGTATCCTCGAGTTTCGCCATTTCAATCCGGAGCGCAGCTACCAGACAGAAAAGACGGTCGTGGTGCGGGAATATTCACGCTCGGCGAAGCGCGTCGATGAACCCTATTATCCAATCGACACGCGGCAGGACAAGGACGTCTTCCTGCGATATCGCGAGCGCGCCGAGGCAGAAACGAATGTCCATTTCGGCGGGCGGCTTGGCACCTATCGATACCTCGACATGCATCAGGCTATCGGCGCTGCCTTGAAGGCCTTCGACAGCCGTATTGTTCCGCATTTCACCGAAGGACGCGCTATCGGCGGCGAAAAATAG
- a CDS encoding glycine betaine/L-proline ABC transporter ATP-binding protein, with amino-acid sequence MASHAIQIKSLYKIFGPRGRDYVDRVKNGLGKAELNETHGHVLGLQDISIDMPAGAITVVMGLSGSGKSTLIRHINRLIEPTVGEVLYDGVDVCKMNENDLREFRRHRTAMVFQKFALLPHRTVIENTIYGLDIQGVPRSESVKKGQYWIERVGLKGFERHYPNQLSGGMQQRVGLARALTNDADILLMDEAYSALDPLIRVDMQSVLLDLQKELKKTVVFITHDLDEALRLGDQIAILRDGKVVQQGTGQQIVLHPADDYISAFVKEVNRGRVIQAQTIMKPLGGEPLTTRVPGDVTLEIAAKQITEAGQTGALVTDAGGKPIGMIDLQSIIAAMVTPTTHETAEMAAA; translated from the coding sequence ATGGCTAGTCACGCGATCCAGATAAAAAGCCTCTACAAGATTTTCGGCCCGCGCGGGCGCGACTATGTAGACCGTGTCAAGAACGGCTTGGGCAAGGCCGAGCTCAACGAGACGCATGGTCACGTGCTCGGCCTGCAGGATATCAGCATCGACATGCCGGCCGGCGCCATCACCGTCGTCATGGGCCTCTCCGGCTCGGGCAAATCGACGCTGATCCGTCATATCAACCGGCTGATCGAGCCGACCGTCGGCGAAGTGCTCTATGACGGCGTCGACGTCTGCAAGATGAACGAAAACGACCTGCGCGAATTCCGTCGCCACAGGACGGCGATGGTGTTCCAGAAATTCGCCCTGTTGCCGCACCGCACGGTGATTGAAAATACCATCTACGGTCTGGACATCCAGGGCGTGCCTCGTTCCGAAAGCGTGAAGAAGGGCCAATACTGGATCGAGCGCGTAGGGCTCAAAGGCTTCGAGAGGCATTATCCGAACCAGCTTTCCGGCGGCATGCAGCAGCGTGTCGGGCTCGCCCGGGCGCTGACGAACGATGCCGATATCCTGCTGATGGACGAAGCCTATTCGGCGCTCGATCCGTTGATCCGCGTGGATATGCAGAGCGTTCTGCTCGATCTGCAGAAGGAACTGAAGAAGACCGTCGTCTTCATTACCCACGATCTCGACGAGGCGCTGCGCCTCGGCGACCAGATCGCGATCCTGCGCGACGGCAAGGTCGTGCAGCAGGGAACCGGTCAGCAGATCGTGCTGCATCCTGCGGACGATTACATCTCCGCCTTCGTCAAGGAGGTGAACCGCGGTCGCGTCATCCAGGCCCAGACGATCATGAAGCCGCTTGGAGGCGAGCCGCTCACCACACGCGTGCCCGGCGACGTGACGCTGGAAATCGCCGCCAAGCAGATAACCGAAGCAGGCCAGACCGGAGCGCTCGTCACCGACGCCGGCGGAAAACCTATCGGTATGATAGACCTGCAAAGCATCATCGCCGCCATGGTCACGCCCACGACCCATGAGACGGCCGAGATGGCGGCGGCCTAA
- the bmt gene encoding betaine--homocysteine S-methyltransferase, whose translation MTVAINPLTNLLAEKGVLLADGATGTNLFAMGLEAGEAPELWNEQHPERITKLHQDFVDAGADIILTNTFGGTRHRLKLHHAQDRVHSLNKTAAAIARSVADKADRKVIVAGSIGPTGELLMPLGALTYEDAVAAFIEQIEGLQAGGADVAWIETMSSPEEIRAAAEAAAKVGLPYTYTGSFDTAGKTMMGLHPKDIHAVATDIGEGPLAVGANCGVGASDILSSLLDMTEADSAAIVIVKGNCGIPEYRGAEIHYSGTPPLMADYARLARDAGAKIIGGCCGTSCGHLAAMRQALDSYVPGPRPTLETIVEKIGPLRNKTANESGAAPARERRRRS comes from the coding sequence ATGACCGTCGCCATCAATCCCTTGACCAATCTTCTTGCTGAAAAGGGCGTGCTGCTTGCCGATGGCGCGACGGGCACCAATCTTTTCGCCATGGGCCTCGAGGCCGGTGAAGCGCCCGAACTCTGGAACGAACAGCATCCGGAGCGGATCACAAAACTGCACCAGGATTTCGTCGATGCCGGCGCCGACATTATCCTGACCAACACCTTCGGCGGCACCCGTCACCGGCTGAAGCTGCATCACGCTCAGGATCGCGTGCATAGCCTCAACAAGACGGCCGCCGCGATTGCCCGCTCCGTTGCGGACAAGGCCGATCGCAAGGTCATCGTCGCCGGTTCGATAGGCCCGACGGGAGAGCTGCTGATGCCGCTCGGCGCGTTGACCTATGAGGACGCCGTCGCTGCCTTCATCGAACAGATCGAAGGCCTTCAGGCCGGAGGCGCCGATGTCGCCTGGATCGAAACCATGTCCTCGCCGGAGGAAATCCGCGCCGCGGCCGAAGCCGCCGCCAAGGTCGGCCTGCCCTACACCTATACCGGCTCTTTCGATACGGCCGGCAAGACCATGATGGGCCTGCATCCGAAGGACATTCACGCTGTCGCCACGGATATCGGCGAAGGCCCGCTCGCCGTCGGCGCGAATTGCGGCGTCGGCGCCTCGGATATCCTGTCGAGCCTTCTCGACATGACCGAAGCGGATTCCGCCGCTATCGTTATCGTCAAGGGTAATTGCGGCATTCCGGAATATCGCGGCGCCGAGATCCATTATTCGGGCACGCCGCCGCTGATGGCCGATTATGCGCGCCTCGCGCGTGACGCAGGCGCCAAGATCATAGGCGGCTGCTGCGGCACCTCCTGCGGGCATCTCGCTGCCATGCGGCAGGCGCTGGACAGCTACGTCCCCGGCCCTCGCCCGACATTGGAGACGATCGTTGAAAAGATCGGCCCCTTGCGCAACAAGACTGCCAATGAAAGCGGCGCGGCGCCCGCTCGCGAACGCCGCAGACGCTCCTAA
- a CDS encoding 4Fe-4S dicluster domain-containing protein, translating to MNRGPAIFEQLRAALGVHGVFVRGSLHFGERDGPLLMDGTHARSVVLLGNIGGSIWPAFSKWRNMPGNGTRPDPLDDWSKAIIRPVADVLAATAYFPSDPPWQPFQRWAMQAEGLQASPLGILIHPEYGPWHGYRGALGFADDLKDVETPACSPHPCDLCVEKPCLTACPVEAVTAAGFNVQACRSHLRTQRGQVGCMPGGCLARNACPVGAAYRYPAEQLAFHMAALQL from the coding sequence GTGAACCGCGGCCCCGCCATCTTCGAACAGCTCCGTGCGGCGCTCGGCGTCCACGGAGTTTTCGTTCGCGGCAGCTTGCACTTCGGTGAACGCGATGGACCGCTTCTGATGGATGGCACGCATGCGCGCAGCGTCGTGCTGCTGGGCAATATCGGCGGCTCGATCTGGCCGGCGTTTTCGAAGTGGCGAAATATGCCCGGCAACGGGACACGTCCGGATCCTCTCGACGATTGGTCGAAAGCGATCATCCGACCGGTTGCCGATGTCTTGGCGGCGACGGCCTATTTCCCTTCGGATCCGCCCTGGCAGCCGTTCCAGCGATGGGCCATGCAAGCCGAGGGATTGCAGGCATCGCCGCTCGGCATTTTGATCCATCCGGAATACGGCCCATGGCACGGATATCGCGGTGCCTTGGGGTTTGCCGACGATTTGAAGGACGTCGAGACGCCAGCATGTTCGCCGCATCCATGCGATCTATGCGTGGAGAAGCCCTGTCTGACGGCCTGTCCAGTCGAGGCCGTCACGGCAGCAGGCTTCAATGTTCAAGCCTGTCGCTCGCATTTGCGCACGCAGAGAGGGCAGGTTGGCTGCATGCCCGGCGGCTGTCTTGCCCGCAATGCCTGTCCGGTCGGGGCTGCCTATCGTTATCCGGCCGAGCAGCTTGCATTCCATATGGCGGCGCTCCAGCTTTAG